CCACGATACCAATTTATGCCTCCCATTTGCACACCTAAAACCGCAGCATAAGCGCATTCACTCCAACCAGAATTGGGACTGGGATCTTTGATGGCATCCCGGCGACAAATTCGCCAAACTTTTACAGGTTGCAAGGATAATAATGATAAGGTTATCACTGTTAACCGACAAGGCAACCAAGTTAAACCGTCTTCCCACCGCGCACTAAACCAACCAAGATAAGTATAAGGTGCTTCCTTGTAACCGACCATTGAATCTAAAGTGCTACTAGCTTTATATGCTAAAGCGAAAGGGACAGCGCCAATAACAGGAATGAACGCACCAATAATAGTATAAAAAAGAGGAGCCATTACGCCATCGGTAGCATTTTCGGTGACGGTTTCCAAAACTGCTCTGAGAATTTCTGCTGTGGAAAGATTGGCTGTATCTCTGCCGACGTAATTACTTAAAACCTGTCGCGCTGGTTCTAATTCTCCATTTTTTAAAGGTTGCAGAACTTCCATTGCTGCATTTCGTAAACTTTTGAAAGCAAAACAACTAGCTATAAGAATACTTTCTACGGCAATTCCTAAAAATGGATGTACCCATTTGGCAGCTTGAACTATTATCCAACCCACCAAACCACTACCAATTATCACAATTATCCCTAAGAAAATGCCGGCGAGACGTTGAGAAAGAGGATTTTGACAATATTGGAGGGCGAGTTTACTCAAGCGAGAAATTACCCATCCCATGACTCGCACGGGATGAGGCCAACCCCAAGGATCTCCTATTAAGTAATCTAATAAGGCAGCGAAAACCAAAACAGCAGATGTCATTTATTCTTTTTCCTAACTCCTACAGCAAATTGTCATCAAACCCGGAACAAGAACCCCTCCCCCAACCCCCTCCCCGCAAGCGATGAGGGGGCTAAGATGTACCTTATATGATTGGAAATCGCTGTCATTGCTGACTCTGGACAGCCCCTACTAAACTACAAAATTGGTTTCTTCTCCTTGAGATGCTTGCCAACTACGGGCATCATAATAAAGGTCTGCGAGGGTAATATTGTACAAGGCTTCTTTTAGCTTTTGGTTGAGTCTGTTCCAGAGGCTGGATGTTACCCAATCTGCTGTTTGAGTAGGTGTGGGATTATTTAAGGGTAAGTTAGTAATATTTTCACCAACTGCTTCTAAAATTTGACCGATAGATATAAGTGCCGGTTTTTTGGCTAGTTTGTATCCACCATCGCTACCACGAATTGATGTAACTAATCCTGCTCGACGCATTTCGATGAGTAGTTTTTCTAGGTAGGGAGCAGGAATATTTTGACGTTTGGCGATCGCTCTGACAGATTCAGGTCCATATTTTGGACGTAAACTCAAATCTAGCAATGCTTTCACACTATAGTGTCCTCTTGTCGTTAGTTTCATATAGCAGTTATCATGAATTTTATTTTCCCAATCTCTCTTTC
The DNA window shown above is from Anabaena sp. WA102 and carries:
- the cbiB gene encoding adenosylcobinamide-phosphate synthase CbiB, which gives rise to MTSAVLVFAALLDYLIGDPWGWPHPVRVMGWVISRLSKLALQYCQNPLSQRLAGIFLGIIVIIGSGLVGWIIVQAAKWVHPFLGIAVESILIASCFAFKSLRNAAMEVLQPLKNGELEPARQVLSNYVGRDTANLSTAEILRAVLETVTENATDGVMAPLFYTIIGAFIPVIGAVPFALAYKASSTLDSMVGYKEAPYTYLGWFSARWEDGLTWLPCRLTVITLSLLSLQPVKVWRICRRDAIKDPSPNSGWSECAYAAVLGVQMGGINWYRGIAKEKPLLGDPIYPITPDSIDQALQLTRYAFLLWLGLAIFLIP
- a CDS encoding Rrf2 family transcriptional regulator, with translation MKLTTRGHYSVKALLDLSLRPKYGPESVRAIAKRQNIPAPYLEKLLIEMRRAGLVTSIRGSDGGYKLAKKPALISIGQILEAVGENITNLPLNNPTPTQTADWVTSSLWNRLNQKLKEALYNITLADLYYDARSWQASQGEETNFVV